The proteins below are encoded in one region of Nilaparvata lugens isolate BPH chromosome X, ASM1435652v1, whole genome shotgun sequence:
- the LOC111049575 gene encoding uncharacterized protein LOC111049575: MANYCTVYVLILAVAFGNVRCEEAAAAPQSFEELVSKAQSTIKDMNKHVTDMLGLPDRSHENVNDIMKNISQSIRSNIDEFIQKASTAANAPDSPLAGVIAKLNETAAGLTTPQMQEKTKHLGETITSSFNSIVTEFGKVAKEINKEAQPDSELGKFAKKTLEDTVAAAKNFEKKIHQAIGPHEGHDHH, from the exons ATGGCCAACTACTGCACTGTTTACGTTCTCATCTTGGCTGTTGCCTTCGGCAAC GTGCGTTGTGAAGAGGCCGCAGCCGCCCCTCAATCTTTTGAGGAGCTGGTGAGCAAAGCACAGAGCACCATCAAGGACATGAACAAGCATGTCACCGACATGCTGGGACTTCCAGACAGATCACACGAGAACGTCAACGATATCATGAAGAACATCTCCCAGTCAATCCGTTCCAACATCGATGAGTTCATCCAGAAAGCAAGCACAGCG GCAAATGCTCCAGACAGTCCATTGGCCGGAGTTATCGCCAAACTGAACGAGACAGCAGCCGGTCTGACCACCCCTCAGATGCAGGAGAAGACCAAGCATCTTGGAGAAACTATCACCAGCTCTTTCAACTCGATTGTCACCGAATTCGGCAAAGTGGCCAAGGAAATCAACAAGGAGGCTCAGCCTGACTCTGAACTCGGAAAGTTCGCTAAGAAGACACTGGAAGACACCGTTGCTGCCGCCAAGAACTTCGAG AAAAAGATTCACCAGGCAATTGGCCCCCATGAGGGTCACGATCACCACTGA